A single window of Thalassomonas viridans DNA harbors:
- a CDS encoding DUF6429 family protein, with the protein MEIDEDKIDEAALALMYLTLHERCYAWKQIDWQVTSRLHEKGLICDPVGKAKSVVFTDEGLKQAEALFHKLFTKNES; encoded by the coding sequence ATGGAAATTGATGAAGATAAAATAGACGAAGCTGCGTTAGCTTTGATGTATTTGACATTACATGAGCGTTGCTACGCGTGGAAACAAATAGATTGGCAGGTAACAAGCCGGTTACACGAAAAAGGTTTGATTTGTGATCCCGTCGGTAAGGCTAAATCTGTTGTTTTTACAGATGAAGGGCTTAAGCAAGCTGAAGCCTTGTTCCATAAACTATTTACAAAAAACGAA